Proteins encoded in a region of the Sphingomonas jaspsi DSM 18422 genome:
- a CDS encoding DUF3297 family protein — MTEKTQLPDRLAMDPRSKYFDEELLMKGVGIRFNGNEKTNVEEYCVSEGWIKVAAGKSRDRYGNPMMLTLKGKVEPYIESEEKGSGDTAEA; from the coding sequence ATGACCGAAAAGACCCAGCTTCCCGACCGCCTGGCGATGGACCCGCGCAGCAAATACTTCGACGAAGAGCTGCTGATGAAGGGCGTCGGCATCCGCTTCAACGGCAACGAAAAGACCAATGTCGAGGAATATTGCGTCTCGGAAGGCTGGATCAAGGTCGCCGCCGGCAAGAGCCGCGACCGCTACGGCAACCCGATGATGCTGACGCTGAAGGGCAAGGTCGAACCCTATATCGAAAGCGAAGAAAAAGGCTCCGGCGACACCGCCGAAGCCTGA
- a CDS encoding TonB-dependent receptor: MTPKICLFALAAALVSKQALAEDLAETGTTAADASASVPADDNKDIVVTAHRRRTDDVLGDVKVLSGAELLATVRPTIGATLASQPGVSTTGSGPNVSKPVLRGLSGDRIRTLVDGIGSLDVSASSSDHAVAINPLTAQSIEVLHGPASLVFGSSAVGGVVNVIDSRIPRAVPDDGVKAKGLLGYGTAANERLASGAVDVGLGAHLVAHGDVSWTRNDDLRIGGHVLAKPLRDAALASGDPDIQALADLKGKLPNSDGRTFEAAGALAYVDGDLNIGASVSRRTANYGVPVRYSLDPAIEAEDTHIDVHQTRYDARAEIPLDGFLKKVRLRGGYSNYRHAEIGADGDIGSQVYSKGGDARLDLDQRDTADGWGGASGVQYFNVRQHIDGDEQYLPPVQQQSVGLFTVQHIEKGPLRVEAGARFEHSKATADANIVTDNPNLNRSFSTLSLSAGGRYTLSRAWSLGLNLTRSQRAPSAEELYANGPHGGNASFEVGDPNLKTERSVGVEATLKHSSDAFDGSVTFYASRYASFIYQAPTGMIEDDLPVYETRQGRARYRGFEAEAHVPLGSAGGIEWEAEGTADATFATIRGFGPAPLIPPLRVQGALVGKAGPVGGRLEVEHAWQQNRNATNELETPAYTLVNASLDWKPFDRRPDLTVSLAANNIFDVTVRHATSLLKDYAPAAGRDVRLTLSFDY; encoded by the coding sequence ATGACCCCGAAGATTTGCTTGTTTGCGCTCGCTGCGGCGCTGGTTTCAAAGCAGGCCCTCGCCGAAGATCTGGCGGAGACCGGCACCACCGCGGCCGATGCGTCTGCAAGCGTGCCGGCCGACGACAACAAGGACATCGTCGTCACCGCCCACCGCCGTCGCACCGACGACGTGCTGGGCGACGTCAAGGTCCTGTCGGGTGCAGAGCTGCTCGCGACGGTGCGACCGACCATCGGCGCGACGCTCGCCAGCCAGCCGGGCGTTAGTACGACCGGGTCCGGTCCCAACGTTTCGAAGCCGGTGCTGCGCGGCCTGTCGGGCGACCGGATCCGCACACTGGTCGACGGGATCGGCAGTCTCGACGTCTCGGCTTCCAGCAGCGACCATGCCGTCGCGATCAACCCCCTTACCGCCCAATCGATCGAAGTGCTGCACGGCCCGGCATCACTGGTGTTCGGCTCGTCGGCAGTCGGCGGGGTGGTGAACGTCATCGACAGCCGCATTCCGCGCGCCGTTCCCGACGACGGCGTCAAGGCCAAGGGCCTGCTCGGCTACGGAACCGCGGCCAATGAACGGCTTGCAAGCGGCGCGGTCGACGTCGGACTGGGCGCGCATCTCGTCGCCCATGGCGACGTCAGCTGGACCAGGAACGACGATCTGCGCATCGGCGGCCATGTGCTGGCCAAGCCGCTGCGCGATGCCGCACTGGCCAGCGGCGATCCCGACATTCAGGCACTGGCCGACCTCAAGGGCAAGCTGCCCAACAGCGACGGCCGCACCTTCGAGGCGGCTGGGGCGCTGGCCTATGTCGACGGCGACCTCAACATCGGTGCATCGGTCAGCCGCCGCACCGCCAATTACGGGGTGCCGGTGCGCTACTCGCTCGATCCTGCGATCGAGGCGGAAGACACTCATATCGACGTCCACCAGACCCGCTATGACGCGCGCGCCGAAATACCGCTCGACGGCTTCCTAAAGAAGGTGCGCCTGCGCGGCGGCTATTCCAACTATCGCCACGCGGAAATCGGCGCCGACGGCGATATCGGCAGTCAGGTCTATTCGAAGGGCGGCGACGCACGCCTCGACCTCGACCAGCGCGACACGGCCGACGGCTGGGGCGGCGCGTCTGGCGTGCAATATTTCAATGTTCGCCAGCACATCGACGGCGACGAACAATATCTTCCGCCGGTGCAGCAGCAGAGCGTCGGCCTGTTCACCGTCCAGCACATCGAAAAAGGCCCGCTGCGGGTAGAAGCGGGCGCGAGGTTCGAACATTCGAAAGCGACCGCCGACGCCAATATCGTGACGGACAATCCCAACCTCAACCGCAGCTTTTCGACCCTCAGCCTGTCGGCGGGCGGACGCTACACCCTGTCGCGCGCGTGGAGCCTCGGGCTTAACCTGACCCGCAGCCAGCGTGCGCCATCGGCGGAAGAGCTTTACGCCAACGGCCCGCACGGCGGGAACGCCAGCTTCGAAGTCGGCGACCCGAACCTCAAGACCGAACGAAGCGTCGGGGTCGAAGCCACGCTGAAGCACAGCAGCGACGCATTCGACGGATCGGTGACCTTCTATGCCAGCCGCTACGCCAGCTTCATCTACCAGGCGCCGACCGGCATGATCGAAGACGATCTGCCGGTCTACGAAACCCGCCAGGGTCGCGCCCGTTACCGCGGGTTCGAGGCCGAGGCGCATGTCCCGCTGGGCAGCGCGGGCGGCATCGAATGGGAGGCCGAAGGCACCGCCGACGCGACCTTTGCGACGATCCGCGGCTTCGGCCCGGCGCCGCTGATCCCGCCGCTACGCGTGCAGGGCGCGCTGGTCGGCAAGGCCGGACCGGTCGGCGGTCGGCTGGAAGTCGAACATGCCTGGCAGCAAAATCGCAACGCGACCAACGAGCTGGAAACCCCGGCCTATACGCTGGTCAACGCCAGCCTGGACTGGAAGCCGTTCGACCGGCGCCCGGACCTGACCGTGTCGCTGGCGGCCAACAATATCTTCGATGTGACCGTCCGCCACGCCACCAGCCTGCTGAAGGATTATGCCCCCGCCGCCGGGCGCGACGTCCGGCTGACGCTCAGCTTCGATTATTGA
- a CDS encoding TonB-dependent receptor: protein MLPTAAEPPVIVVTGQRPSADERDAVVIARRTLDDAASGRIEDALATVPGLQSFRRSDSRSSNPSAQGLTLRGLGGNASSRTLVLLDGIPIADPFFGFVPLSALDPDRIGRISIVKGAGGGRFGSAVAGTIDIDSLALADRPDWRAGGAVSTGHAMQLGGGATGRLGDSVATLDARWDKGRGFWTTPADQRVAASARAAFNARSVESRFVAPLDGSELQFRAAAFRDERTLRFKGADSLSEGIDASLRYVSAARDLTLAVYGQRRNFANVVVSATRFVPVLDQYRTPATGAGAMAEWRPFKWLAVGADGRWTDGTAYERALSASTGAVTAIRANGGRIAELGAFAEANGEMAGLDLGGSMRLTRWSVSDGRSIVRDGGGLLLSTTPFDRRSGRALTGRVSIGQSGKALDWHAAASSGIRVPTLNELYRSFTVFPVTTLANPALKPERVVGAEAGVRWHPLPGVRADIGLFANRLHDAIANVTLSPSLRQRQNVDALTTKGIEAGLSVERGPWGFDGALSWLRARIGPLRPAQVPAFTASATLRWKDERSGIAVTLRHQGAAFDDDLNLDRLPAATTVDAVASRQLGRITTVRLRLENAFDRRTVTRNQAGSIDLGAPRALWLNVEFRAP from the coding sequence ATGCTGCCAACCGCGGCCGAGCCGCCGGTCATCGTCGTCACCGGCCAGCGGCCGAGCGCGGACGAGCGCGACGCGGTCGTCATTGCGCGCCGGACCCTCGACGACGCTGCGTCGGGCCGGATCGAGGACGCGCTCGCCACCGTTCCCGGCCTGCAGAGCTTCCGCCGCAGCGACAGCCGCTCGTCCAACCCGTCGGCGCAGGGTCTGACCCTGCGCGGGCTTGGCGGCAACGCCAGCAGCCGGACGCTGGTCCTCCTCGACGGCATCCCCATCGCCGATCCCTTCTTCGGTTTCGTGCCCTTGTCGGCGCTCGACCCGGACCGCATCGGGCGCATCAGCATCGTCAAGGGCGCGGGCGGCGGGCGGTTCGGCTCGGCGGTGGCGGGCACGATCGACATCGACAGCCTGGCGCTGGCCGACCGGCCCGACTGGCGGGCGGGCGGCGCCGTTTCGACGGGCCATGCGATGCAACTGGGCGGCGGCGCGACCGGCCGACTGGGCGACAGTGTCGCCACCCTCGACGCGCGCTGGGACAAGGGCCGCGGCTTCTGGACGACGCCGGCCGACCAGCGTGTCGCCGCCAGCGCCCGCGCGGCCTTCAATGCGCGTTCGGTCGAAAGCCGCTTCGTCGCGCCGCTGGACGGCAGCGAACTGCAATTCCGGGCCGCCGCCTTTCGCGACGAACGGACCTTGCGGTTCAAGGGTGCGGACAGCCTGTCGGAAGGAATTGACGCCAGCCTGCGCTACGTCAGCGCGGCCCGCGATCTGACGCTTGCCGTCTACGGCCAGCGCCGCAACTTCGCCAATGTGGTCGTCAGCGCCACGCGCTTCGTGCCGGTCCTCGACCAGTATCGGACACCGGCGACCGGCGCGGGCGCGATGGCCGAGTGGCGGCCATTCAAATGGCTGGCGGTCGGTGCGGACGGGCGCTGGACCGACGGTACGGCCTATGAGCGGGCGCTGTCCGCCAGCACCGGCGCCGTCACAGCGATCCGCGCCAATGGCGGGCGGATCGCCGAACTGGGCGCCTTTGCCGAAGCCAATGGCGAGATGGCGGGCCTGGACCTTGGCGGGTCGATGCGGCTCACCCGCTGGAGCGTCAGCGATGGCCGCAGCATCGTGCGCGACGGCGGGGGCCTATTGCTCAGCACCACCCCCTTCGACCGGCGCAGCGGGAGGGCGCTGACCGGCCGCGTGTCGATCGGCCAAAGCGGCAAGGCCCTCGACTGGCACGCAGCGGCGAGCAGCGGGATCCGCGTGCCGACGCTCAACGAACTGTATCGCAGTTTCACCGTCTTCCCCGTCACCACACTCGCCAACCCCGCGTTGAAGCCGGAACGGGTGGTCGGCGCGGAAGCCGGGGTGCGCTGGCACCCGCTGCCCGGCGTGCGGGCCGACATCGGCCTGTTTGCCAACCGCCTCCACGACGCGATCGCCAACGTTACCCTGAGCCCTAGCTTGCGCCAGCGCCAAAATGTCGACGCGCTGACCACCAAGGGTATCGAAGCAGGCCTGTCGGTCGAGCGCGGACCATGGGGATTCGACGGGGCGCTGAGCTGGCTCCGCGCGCGGATCGGGCCCTTGCGCCCGGCGCAGGTGCCTGCCTTTACCGCGTCGGCCACGCTACGCTGGAAAGACGAGCGGAGCGGCATCGCGGTCACCCTGCGTCATCAGGGCGCGGCATTCGACGACGATCTGAACCTCGACCGCCTGCCCGCTGCGACCACGGTCGATGCGGTGGCGAGCCGCCAGCTGGGCCGCATCACAACCGTCAGGCTGCGGCTCGAAAATGCCTTCGACCGTCGCACCGTCACCCGAAACCAGGCAGGCTCGATCGACCTCGGCGCGCCACGCGCGCTTTGGCTTAACGTCGAATTCCGGGCGCCATGA
- a CDS encoding cation diffusion facilitator family transporter, with the protein MGVGHHQHGHDHAHGSHGHHGHGHHHAPADFSRAFMIGIALNLGFVAVEAGYGFAANSMALLADAGHNLSDVLGLAVAWAGAALVKRSPSPRFTYGLKKSSILAALVNALLLLVAIGGIGAEAIRRLVEPESSNGQTVMIVAAVGILVNGITAWLFARGGKDDINIRGAYLHMMADAAVSVGVVVAGALILWTGARWIDPVTSLIVAAVILWGTWGLLVESTSMTLAGTPRGIDPELVGRALEKLPGVTGTHHLHIWSLSTTETAMTVHLLVGDEVDRDVILRQANAYVHQMFGIDHSTIQVERASDSDDCAGGHPHARDCGHG; encoded by the coding sequence ATGGGCGTGGGACATCATCAGCACGGGCATGATCACGCCCACGGCAGTCATGGGCATCACGGTCACGGTCATCACCATGCCCCGGCCGACTTCAGCCGCGCCTTCATGATCGGCATTGCGCTTAACCTCGGCTTCGTCGCGGTCGAGGCGGGGTACGGCTTTGCCGCCAATTCGATGGCGCTGCTGGCGGACGCCGGGCACAACCTCAGCGACGTGCTGGGGTTGGCGGTTGCCTGGGCCGGTGCCGCACTGGTCAAGCGCAGCCCAAGCCCGCGCTTCACCTACGGCCTCAAGAAAAGCTCGATCCTCGCCGCGCTTGTGAACGCGCTGCTGCTGCTGGTCGCGATCGGCGGTATCGGCGCGGAAGCGATCCGCCGCTTGGTCGAACCCGAAAGCTCGAACGGACAGACGGTGATGATCGTCGCGGCGGTGGGCATCCTGGTCAACGGCATCACCGCCTGGCTGTTCGCGCGCGGCGGCAAGGACGACATCAACATCCGCGGCGCCTATCTCCACATGATGGCCGATGCCGCCGTTTCGGTCGGGGTCGTCGTGGCGGGCGCGCTCATCCTGTGGACGGGCGCGAGGTGGATCGACCCGGTCACCAGCCTTATCGTCGCGGCGGTCATCCTGTGGGGAACGTGGGGCCTTCTGGTCGAAAGCACGTCGATGACGCTGGCGGGCACGCCGCGCGGGATCGATCCCGAACTGGTCGGGCGCGCGCTCGAAAAGCTGCCGGGGGTGACCGGCACCCATCACCTGCACATCTGGTCGCTGTCGACGACGGAAACCGCGATGACCGTCCACCTGCTGGTTGGGGACGAGGTCGATCGCGACGTCATCTTGCGACAAGCGAACGCCTATGTGCACCAGATGTTCGGCATCGACCATTCGACCATCCAGGTCGAACGGGCCTCGGACAGCGACGATTGCGCCGGCGGCCATCCGCACGCCCGCGACTGCGGGCACGGCTGA
- a CDS encoding acetyl-CoA C-acetyltransferase has protein sequence MAQAYIVEALRTAGGRRGGALRDWHPADLGAAVLNALVERSGIDPAAVEDVIAGCVSQVGEQSFHIGRNIVLASNLPDSVPAVSIDRQCGSSQQALHFAAQAVMSGTQDVVIACGVESMTRVPMGTPTILAAQAGVGIGPWPQSIKDRYGVDQFSQFTGAEMIASNYDFQRGQLDQFALDSHRKAVAATDAGAFDREIVVVDGVDKEGNAIRHAHDEGIRRDASLEGLGSLKTLVPDGAITAGNASQVCDGSSGVLVVSERALKEHGLTPLARIDALAVTAGDPVIMLMEPIPATRRVLDRSGRALGDIDLFEVNEAFAPVPMAWLHDLGADPDKLNVNGGAIALGHPLGASGTKLMATLVHALRARGKRFGLQTMCEGGGIANATIIEAL, from the coding sequence ATGGCCCAAGCCTATATCGTCGAAGCCTTGCGGACCGCCGGCGGACGCCGCGGCGGTGCGCTGCGCGACTGGCATCCGGCCGACCTTGGCGCGGCGGTGCTCAACGCGCTGGTCGAGCGGAGCGGCATCGATCCCGCGGCCGTCGAGGACGTCATCGCCGGCTGCGTCAGCCAGGTCGGCGAACAAAGCTTCCACATCGGCCGCAATATCGTGCTGGCGTCCAACCTGCCCGACAGCGTCCCGGCGGTCAGCATCGACCGCCAGTGCGGGTCGAGCCAGCAGGCGCTGCACTTCGCGGCGCAGGCGGTGATGAGCGGGACGCAGGATGTGGTCATCGCCTGCGGCGTCGAAAGCATGACCCGCGTGCCGATGGGCACCCCGACCATCCTCGCCGCGCAGGCCGGCGTAGGGATCGGTCCTTGGCCGCAGTCGATCAAGGACCGCTACGGCGTCGACCAGTTCAGCCAATTCACCGGCGCGGAAATGATCGCGAGCAACTATGATTTCCAGCGTGGCCAGCTCGACCAATTCGCGCTCGACAGCCACCGCAAGGCCGTCGCTGCCACCGACGCGGGCGCTTTCGATCGCGAAATCGTCGTCGTCGACGGCGTCGACAAGGAAGGCAATGCGATCCGCCACGCGCATGACGAAGGCATCCGCCGCGACGCGTCGCTGGAGGGGCTGGGCTCGCTGAAGACGCTGGTGCCAGACGGCGCGATCACGGCGGGCAATGCCAGCCAGGTCTGCGACGGGTCGTCGGGCGTGCTGGTTGTATCGGAACGCGCGCTGAAAGAGCATGGCCTCACCCCGCTCGCGCGGATCGACGCGCTTGCGGTGACCGCGGGCGACCCGGTGATCATGCTGATGGAGCCGATTCCCGCCACCCGCCGTGTGCTCGATCGCAGCGGCCGGGCCCTTGGCGACATCGACCTGTTCGAAGTCAACGAAGCCTTCGCGCCCGTGCCGATGGCGTGGCTACACGACCTCGGCGCCGATCCGGACAAGCTCAACGTCAATGGCGGCGCGATCGCGCTCGGCCATCCGCTCGGCGCCAGCGGGACCAAGCTGATGGCGACGCTGGTCCATGCGCTGCGGGCGCGCGGCAAGCGGTTCGGGCTCCAGACCATGTGCGAAGGCGGTGGCATCGCCAACGCGACGATCATCGAGGCGCTGTGA
- a CDS encoding 2Fe-2S iron-sulfur cluster-binding protein, giving the protein MPTINVTTRDGHAKSFEGTNGQSLMENLRSHGVDEVLALCGGCLSCATCHVYVDEDWLSALPPMSEDEDDLLDSSGAREANSRLSCQIPVSDALDGLSVTVAPED; this is encoded by the coding sequence ATGCCCACCATTAACGTCACCACCCGCGACGGCCATGCCAAATCGTTCGAAGGCACCAACGGCCAGTCGCTGATGGAAAACCTCCGCAGCCACGGCGTCGACGAAGTGCTGGCACTGTGCGGGGGCTGCCTGTCGTGCGCCACCTGCCATGTCTATGTCGACGAAGACTGGCTGTCGGCGCTGCCGCCGATGAGCGAGGACGAAGACGATTTGCTCGACTCGAGCGGCGCGCGCGAAGCCAACAGCCGCCTGTCGTGCCAGATCCCGGTCAGCGACGCGCTCGACGGCTTGTCGGTCACGGTCGCGCCCGAAGATTGA
- a CDS encoding PspA/IM30 family protein — MFTRTRDIIAANVTELLDRSEDPARMIRMIIVEMEETLVEVRATAARSIADIKEMRRAVMRLDDMQANWTEKAQLALEKGREDLARAALQEKQKAAEMAESLHAEVAQIEQVLRGYEKDIQRLQAKLAEARARQNAIASRMESAMTRARTSEVLHGSRTEEAFAKFEILERRADFAEGRADALALTGPKSLEEEIAELRAEEAVDAELEELKAALAAKN, encoded by the coding sequence ATCTTCACCCGCACCCGCGACATCATTGCGGCGAACGTGACGGAACTGCTCGACCGGTCGGAAGACCCGGCCCGCATGATCCGCATGATCATCGTCGAAATGGAAGAAACGCTGGTCGAGGTGCGGGCCACTGCCGCCCGGTCGATCGCCGACATCAAGGAAATGCGCCGGGCCGTCATGCGCCTCGACGACATGCAGGCAAACTGGACCGAAAAGGCGCAGCTGGCACTGGAAAAGGGCCGCGAGGATCTTGCCCGCGCCGCGCTCCAGGAAAAGCAGAAGGCGGCCGAAATGGCCGAAAGCCTGCACGCCGAGGTCGCCCAGATCGAACAGGTGCTGCGCGGCTATGAAAAGGACATCCAGCGGTTGCAGGCGAAGCTCGCCGAAGCCCGCGCCCGCCAGAATGCCATCGCGTCGCGGATGGAGAGCGCGATGACCCGCGCCCGCACCAGCGAAGTGCTGCACGGCAGCCGGACCGAGGAAGCCTTCGCCAAGTTCGAGATCCTCGAACGCCGCGCCGACTTCGCCGAGGGCCGCGCCGACGCGCTGGCGCTGACCGGCCCGAAGAGCCTGGAAGAAGAAATTGCCGAACTCCGCGCCGAAGAGGCGGTGGATGCCGAACTGGAAGAATTGAAGGCCGCCTTGGCCGCCAAGAACTAA
- a CDS encoding PspC domain-containing protein, which yields MSNRYSMNRRTKKLAGVCSQLGDVFNIDPTFLRIGFVAVAILVSWKLALLGYIGAGVYLHVQKNRANERFDRKSDFDRMGDVGKGRTSIHDLRTKLDENDRRMMAIDHHLNTQNDELAREIEALREGK from the coding sequence GTGTCCAACCGTTATTCGATGAACCGCCGTACCAAGAAGCTTGCCGGTGTCTGCTCGCAGCTTGGCGACGTCTTCAACATCGACCCGACCTTCCTGCGCATCGGCTTCGTCGCCGTCGCGATCCTGGTCAGCTGGAAGCTGGCGCTGCTCGGCTACATCGGCGCCGGCGTCTACCTGCACGTCCAGAAGAACCGCGCCAACGAACGCTTCGATCGCAAGTCGGATTTCGACCGCATGGGCGATGTCGGCAAGGGTCGCACCTCGATCCACGACCTGCGCACCAAGCTGGACGAAAACGATCGCCGCATGATGGCGATCGACCATCACCTCAACACCCAGAACGACGAGCTGGCGCGCGAAATCGAAGCGCTGCGGGAGGGCAAGTGA
- a CDS encoding NAD(P)/FAD-dependent oxidoreductase encodes MNHDVLIVGSGHAGAQCAIALRQQGYAGSIALAGEERDLPYERPPLSKDYLAGTKEADSLAIRPAAFWAEKQIDLLPGRKIVAVDAEAHVAHADTGEALIFGKLVWAAGGHARQLGCKGSDLPQVHSIRTRADVDALTADLGDGARVAIVGGGYIGLEAAAVLTKLGHPVTLLEALPRVLARVAGEHLSSFYEAEHRAHGVDLRTGVTVEAIEGETKVEGVRLGDGSVIPADVVIVGIGIVPAILPLLEAGADGGNGVTIDDRCRTTLPDIFAIGDCALHRSRFAAGLPVRIESVQNANDMATTVAKQLCGQDATYAATPWFWSNQYDLKLQTVGLSIGHDATVLRGDPATRSFSVIYLRDGAVIALDCVNRVKDYVQGRALVEAGATIDPAALADADTPLKSLLQQEA; translated from the coding sequence GTGAACCACGACGTTCTCATCGTCGGCAGCGGCCATGCCGGGGCGCAATGCGCGATCGCGCTGCGCCAGCAGGGCTATGCAGGCAGCATCGCGCTGGCCGGCGAAGAGCGCGACTTGCCCTATGAACGACCGCCGCTGTCGAAGGATTATCTGGCCGGCACAAAGGAAGCCGACAGCCTTGCCATCCGCCCCGCCGCATTCTGGGCGGAAAAGCAGATCGACCTGCTCCCCGGGCGCAAGATCGTCGCGGTCGATGCGGAGGCGCACGTCGCCCACGCCGACACCGGCGAAGCGCTCATCTTTGGCAAGCTGGTCTGGGCCGCAGGCGGCCATGCCCGGCAATTGGGCTGCAAGGGCAGCGACCTTCCCCAAGTCCATTCGATCCGCACCCGCGCCGACGTCGACGCGTTGACGGCCGACCTTGGCGACGGCGCGCGGGTGGCGATCGTCGGCGGCGGCTATATCGGGCTGGAAGCGGCGGCGGTGCTGACTAAGCTCGGCCATCCCGTCACCCTGCTGGAAGCCCTGCCGCGCGTGCTGGCGCGGGTCGCGGGCGAACATCTCAGCAGCTTCTACGAGGCCGAACATCGTGCCCATGGGGTGGATCTGCGCACCGGCGTGACGGTCGAAGCGATCGAGGGCGAAACGAAGGTCGAAGGCGTCCGGCTGGGCGACGGCAGCGTCATCCCCGCCGATGTCGTCATCGTCGGCATCGGCATCGTCCCCGCCATCCTGCCGCTACTCGAGGCAGGCGCCGATGGCGGCAATGGCGTCACGATAGACGATCGCTGTCGCACCACCCTGCCCGACATCTTCGCGATCGGCGACTGCGCGCTGCATCGCAGCCGCTTCGCCGCGGGCCTGCCGGTGCGGATCGAATCGGTCCAGAACGCCAACGACATGGCGACGACGGTGGCGAAGCAGCTTTGCGGGCAGGACGCGACTTATGCCGCTACACCCTGGTTCTGGTCGAACCAGTATGACCTGAAGCTGCAGACCGTAGGCCTGTCGATCGGCCATGACGCCACCGTGCTGCGCGGCGATCCGGCGACGCGCAGCTTTTCGGTCATCTATCTTCGCGACGGCGCGGTGATCGCGCTGGATTGCGTCAATCGCGTCAAGGATTATGTGCAGGGCCGCGCACTGGTCGAGGCCGGCGCGACGATCGACCCGGCGGCCCTCGCCGATGCCGACACCCCGTTGAAGTCCCTATTGCAGCAGGAAGCCTGA